A genomic segment from Janthinobacterium sp. 64 encodes:
- a CDS encoding YhdP family protein, with protein sequence MQKPPEASVTEHVPLALRWQRLRAAYRMANLATHHVLGFTIKLVLLAYFAFAVLFLFLRYAILPNIDYYKGDIERAASRALGNPVSIARVYASWHGVRPNLFLGDVSLRDPAGRQVLSLPSVSATVSWWSVLGSVRFEALEITRPDLDVRRSKDGKLYVAGVLVDSTQGSDGKGADWLLSQHEIIIRDGKVRWTDEARGTPELALSQVNLLLRNHWRSHRLGLQATPPASLAAPIDVRAHFTHPPFSTRISDVSMWKGELYADLKNADLAAWRRYLDYPFELSQGKGALRAWLSLDHARLAGFTADVGLTDVQAQLGEHIAPLDLLSVSGRISAKEELSAQVPDGKPTFGAHGHQIELTNFAVETRDGLSLPPTTLSERYIAASKRKPARTEITARSLDLHTLAALADKLPLGEQQRQRLDALAPRGRLQDFSAQWEGDMATPASYRLRGKLIDLGLNAQPARLAVAKTATSPAQAAAPAIPGFDHLTGSIDANDKGGSIAIDAQDLVLQFPTYLSEPALPFEQFAMQARWTFEAGNMLQVGLDKLDFDQQGLRVALQGTHRMPLDGKNLGQVDLTGTIDNFQINTIGRYLPLQTPEHLRHWLTGALEGGVARDVSLRLRGELEHFPFKADTPAQRNAAQRNRGDFRVAGKLENGKLNYAPGEFAESGPLAGKAPLWPQAEKIKGSFVFERARMEIRGDTATTGGVALTNVKAVIPDLTVFDTLLDIEGNAAGPMQEFLKYVTASPVLGWIEHFTDETTATGNARLALKLHLPIERMPEATVQGSLQLAGNDVVLFRDMPPVLGTQGKIEFNEKGVNLNGLNGSLLGGPLAISGGSQPDNSIQVKIAGNMTIDGLRKTYPAPVLQRLAKHLNGGARYSGLITARDQQVVVNVESPLTGLGLDFPAPLKKAAGDSLPVKFTLTGNAANGAGLRTDDIRIALGSGIAARYQRQKQGKDTWRLVRGGIGVNVPAPEPDSGMMLNVNMKTLDVDSWVAVGSEIAGSATAPADAGGNADDAPDIAQYVVPDMMAARASELMLGERKLENVVVGATHQKDVWQANIDAKQVSGYVTWLETPSGLGKMTARLSSLIIPESAANDVKNLLEGKSGAQSIPSLDIIAEQFELFNKKIGRLELQAYNTMAAGGREWRVGKLQLSNADGALSGNGKWVIKDGQSTTSLRFGLDIVDAGKLLDRFGFADTVRRGKGRLSGDIAWNGLPYSLDIPTLSGQIEMNVESGQFLKQDPGAAKLLGVLSLQALPRLLKLDFHDVFSEGLAFDGITANASIKRGVVTTDNLKMHGVAATVLMDGKADIANETTNLHVVVIPEFNLGTGPLVYALAVNPVIGLGSFLAQLFLRAPVMKALTYHMQIAGPWKSPVVTKLDGGKLEPVAVPAAAAVEAVAK encoded by the coding sequence ATGCAAAAACCGCCAGAAGCAAGCGTGACAGAACATGTGCCATTGGCCCTGCGCTGGCAGCGGCTGCGTGCCGCCTATCGCATGGCCAATCTGGCCACCCATCATGTATTGGGTTTTACCATCAAACTGGTGCTGCTGGCGTATTTCGCCTTCGCCGTGCTGTTTTTGTTCCTGCGCTACGCCATTTTGCCGAATATCGATTACTACAAGGGCGATATCGAGCGGGCGGCCAGCCGCGCGCTGGGCAACCCCGTCAGCATCGCGCGTGTTTATGCCTCCTGGCATGGCGTGCGGCCGAATCTCTTCCTCGGCGACGTGAGCCTGCGCGACCCGGCGGGGCGCCAGGTGCTCAGCCTGCCGAGCGTCTCGGCCACCGTGTCGTGGTGGAGCGTGCTCGGTTCCGTGCGCTTCGAGGCACTGGAAATCACGCGGCCCGACCTGGACGTACGGCGCAGCAAGGATGGCAAGCTGTATGTGGCGGGCGTACTGGTCGACAGCACGCAAGGCAGCGATGGCAAGGGCGCCGACTGGCTGCTGTCGCAGCATGAGATCATCATTCGCGACGGCAAGGTGCGCTGGACGGACGAAGCGCGCGGCACGCCGGAGCTGGCTTTAAGCCAGGTCAACTTGCTGCTGCGCAACCACTGGCGCAGCCACCGGCTGGGCTTGCAGGCCACGCCGCCTGCCAGTCTGGCCGCGCCCATCGATGTGCGCGCTCACTTCACGCATCCCCCTTTCAGCACGCGCATCTCGGATGTGTCGATGTGGAAGGGCGAGTTGTACGCCGACCTGAAAAACGCCGACCTGGCCGCCTGGCGCCGTTATCTCGACTACCCGTTTGAATTAAGCCAGGGCAAGGGCGCCCTGCGCGCCTGGCTGAGTCTGGATCACGCGCGCCTGGCCGGCTTTACGGCCGATGTGGGTCTGACGGATGTGCAGGCGCAGCTGGGCGAGCATATCGCGCCGCTCGACTTGCTGTCGGTCAGCGGGCGCATTTCGGCCAAGGAAGAGCTGTCGGCGCAGGTGCCGGACGGCAAACCCACCTTTGGCGCGCATGGGCACCAGATCGAGCTGACGAACTTCGCGGTGGAAACACGCGATGGCCTCAGCTTGCCGCCCACGACCCTGTCCGAGCGCTACATTGCTGCAAGCAAACGCAAGCCTGCGCGCACGGAAATCACGGCCAGGTCGCTCGATTTGCACACCCTGGCCGCGCTGGCCGACAAGCTGCCGCTGGGCGAGCAGCAGCGCCAGCGTCTCGATGCCCTGGCGCCGCGCGGGCGTTTGCAGGATTTTTCAGCGCAATGGGAAGGCGACATGGCCACGCCCGCCAGCTACCGCCTGCGCGGCAAGCTCATCGATCTTGGCCTGAATGCGCAGCCGGCGCGCCTGGCCGTGGCGAAGACGGCGACCAGCCCTGCACAGGCGGCCGCACCGGCCATTCCCGGCTTTGACCACCTGACCGGCAGCATCGACGCCAATGACAAGGGCGGCAGCATTGCCATCGACGCGCAAGACTTGGTGTTGCAGTTCCCCACCTACCTGAGCGAGCCGGCCTTGCCGTTCGAACAATTCGCCATGCAGGCGCGCTGGACCTTTGAAGCGGGCAATATGCTGCAAGTCGGGCTGGACAAGCTTGACTTCGATCAGCAAGGCTTGCGCGTCGCCCTGCAAGGCACCCACCGCATGCCGCTCGACGGCAAGAACCTGGGCCAGGTCGACTTGACGGGCACGATCGATAATTTCCAGATCAACACCATCGGCCGTTATCTGCCGCTGCAGACGCCCGAGCACCTGCGCCACTGGCTGACGGGCGCGCTGGAAGGCGGCGTGGCGCGCGATGTCAGCCTGCGCCTGCGCGGCGAACTCGAACATTTTCCGTTCAAGGCCGACACGCCCGCCCAGCGGAATGCCGCCCAGCGCAACCGTGGCGATTTCCGCGTGGCCGGCAAGCTCGAGAATGGCAAGCTGAACTATGCGCCCGGCGAATTTGCGGAAAGCGGCCCGCTGGCGGGCAAGGCGCCGTTGTGGCCGCAGGCGGAAAAAATCAAGGGCAGCTTTGTTTTCGAGCGGGCGCGCATGGAAATTCGCGGCGACACGGCCACCACGGGCGGCGTGGCTCTGACGAATGTCAAAGCCGTGATTCCCGATCTGACCGTATTCGACACCTTGCTCGATATCGAGGGCAATGCAGCCGGCCCGATGCAGGAATTTCTCAAGTACGTGACGGCCAGCCCCGTGCTCGGCTGGATCGAGCATTTCACGGATGAAACGACGGCGACGGGCAACGCCAGGCTGGCCCTCAAATTGCACTTGCCGATCGAGCGCATGCCCGAGGCGACGGTGCAGGGCAGCTTGCAACTGGCGGGCAATGACGTGGTGCTGTTCCGCGATATGCCGCCCGTGCTGGGCACGCAGGGCAAGATCGAATTCAACGAAAAGGGCGTCAACCTGAATGGCTTGAACGGCAGCCTGCTGGGCGGGCCGCTGGCCATCTCGGGCGGCTCGCAGCCTGACAATTCCATCCAGGTCAAGATTGCCGGCAACATGACCATCGACGGCTTGCGCAAGACGTATCCGGCGCCCGTGTTGCAGCGCCTGGCGAAACATTTGAACGGCGGCGCGCGCTACAGCGGCCTGATCACGGCGCGCGACCAGCAGGTGGTGGTCAATGTCGAGTCGCCGCTGACGGGACTGGGCCTCGATTTTCCCGCGCCCCTGAAAAAGGCGGCCGGCGACAGCCTGCCCGTGAAATTCACCCTGACGGGCAATGCGGCCAACGGCGCCGGCCTGCGCACGGACGATATCCGCATCGCGCTGGGCTCCGGCATCGCCGCCCGCTACCAGCGCCAGAAGCAGGGCAAGGATACCTGGCGCCTGGTGCGCGGCGGCATCGGCGTGAACGTGCCGGCGCCGGAACCGGACAGCGGCATGATGCTCAACGTGAACATGAAAACCCTGGACGTGGACAGCTGGGTCGCCGTCGGCAGCGAGATCGCCGGCAGCGCCACGGCGCCAGCCGATGCCGGTGGCAACGCCGACGACGCACCCGATATCGCGCAATATGTGGTGCCGGACATGATGGCGGCGCGCGCCAGCGAACTGATGCTGGGCGAGCGCAAGCTGGAAAACGTGGTGGTGGGCGCCACCCACCAGAAGGATGTGTGGCAAGCCAATATCGACGCGAAACAAGTGTCGGGCTATGTGACGTGGCTGGAAACGCCGTCCGGCCTGGGCAAGATGACGGCGCGCCTGTCGTCGCTGATCATTCCGGAATCGGCCGCCAACGACGTGAAAAATCTGCTGGAAGGCAAGAGCGGCGCCCAGTCGATTCCGTCGCTCGATATCATCGCCGAGCAATTTGAGCTGTTCAACAAGAAGATCGGCCGGCTGGAGTTACAGGCCTATAACACCATGGCGGCGGGCGGGCGCGAGTGGCGCGTGGGCAAGCTGCAACTGTCGAACGCCGATGGTGCGCTGAGCGGCAATGGCAAATGGGTCATCAAGGATGGGCAAAGCACGACCAGCCTGCGTTTCGGCCTCGATATCGTCGATGCGGGCAAGTTGCTTGACCGCTTCGGCTTTGCCGATACGGTGCGCCGCGGCAAGGGGCGCCTGAGCGGCGACATCGCTTGGAACGGCTTGCCGTATTCGCTGGACATTCCCACCCTGTCGGGGCAGATCGAGATGAATGTGGAGTCGGGCCAGTTCCTCAAGCAAGATCCTGGCGCGGCCAAGCTGTTGGGCGTGCTCAGCCTGCAAGCCTTGCCCCGTTTGCTGAAACTCGATTTCCACGATGTGTTTTCCGAAGGGCTGGCCTTCGACGGCATCACGGCCAACGCCAGCATCAAGCGCGGTGTCGTGACCACCGACAACCTCAAGATGCACGGCGTGGCGGCCACGGTGCTGATGGATGGCAAGGCCGACATCGCCAATGAAACGACGAATCTGCATGTGGTGGTGATCCCGGAATTTAACCTGGGCACGGGGCCGCTCGTGTATGCGCTGGCCGTCAACCCCGTCATCGGCCTGGGTAGTTTCCTGGCGCAATTGTTCCTGCGCGCCCCCGTGATGAAGGCGCTCACCTATCACATGCAGATTGCCGGCCCGTGGAAGTCGCCCGTCGTGACCAAGCTCGATGGTGGTAAATTGGAACCTGTCGCCGTGCCTGCCGCTGCAGCCGTGGAGGCGGTGGCGAAATAG
- a CDS encoding carbon-nitrogen hydrolase family protein, whose translation MMHTVAAVQMISSPSVADNLATARRLVAQAAAAGAQLVVLPEYWAIMGQQETDKLAHAEQPGSGPIQDGMAQMARQHGIWLIGGTLPLISGEEGKVLNTTLVYDPQGEPAGRYDKIHLFGFTRGSESYNESRTIVPGAQVRAIETPFGRVGLSICYDLRFPELYRAMGDCALIVVPAAFTHTTGSAHWEVLLRARAIENQCYVLASAQGGLHPNGRRTWGHSMLIDPWGEVKAVLPEGEGVVSGAIDLLFLAGVRESLPALAHRTM comes from the coding sequence ATGATGCATACAGTTGCAGCAGTACAAATGATTTCTTCGCCGTCCGTGGCAGACAACCTGGCCACGGCGCGGCGCCTGGTGGCGCAGGCCGCCGCCGCTGGCGCGCAACTGGTGGTGTTGCCCGAATACTGGGCCATCATGGGCCAGCAGGAAACGGACAAGCTGGCCCATGCGGAACAGCCCGGCAGCGGACCGATCCAGGATGGCATGGCGCAAATGGCGCGCCAGCACGGTATCTGGCTGATCGGCGGCACCTTGCCCCTGATCTCCGGCGAGGAAGGCAAGGTTTTGAATACCACGCTGGTGTACGACCCGCAGGGCGAGCCGGCCGGCCGCTACGACAAGATCCACCTGTTCGGTTTTACGCGCGGCAGCGAGTCGTACAATGAATCGCGCACCATCGTGCCCGGCGCGCAAGTGCGCGCGATCGAGACGCCGTTCGGCCGGGTCGGCCTGTCCATCTGCTATGACTTGCGCTTTCCCGAGCTGTACCGCGCCATGGGCGATTGCGCGCTGATCGTCGTGCCGGCCGCATTTACCCATACGACGGGCAGCGCCCACTGGGAAGTGCTGCTGCGCGCGCGCGCCATCGAAAACCAGTGCTATGTGCTGGCCTCGGCGCAGGGCGGCTTGCATCCGAACGGCCGGCGCACCTGGGGCCACAGCATGCTGATCGACCCGTGGGGCGAAGTGAAAGCCGTGTTACCCGAAGGCGAGGGTGTGGTCAGCGGCGCGATCGACCTGCTGTTTCTGGCCGGCGTGCGCGAGTCGCTGCCTGCCCTCGCGCATCGGACGATGTGA